A stretch of the Neodiprion lecontei isolate iyNeoLeco1 chromosome 4, iyNeoLeco1.1, whole genome shotgun sequence genome encodes the following:
- the LOC124293999 gene encoding solute carrier family 12 member 8-like isoform X1, with the protein MESRGGNENTAAVHDQNVEWSRYGLGSGGNRRTVRRETGGYEEFGPEMYQSTGANELFAQEHSSDPWWKSNFFISQPVLFGTWDGVFTSCLINIFGVIVFLRSGWIVGQAGVLNAVLIILSTVCVALVSVLSAVGICERCRVESGGVYFLLSHVLGSRFGGSIGLLYCFGQAVGCALNVLGFGESMAGLVGLESTWAQRGFASAAVILLSVINLAGVKWVIKLQFILLLILLLAGLDFMVGSFVHVNIEAGFEGWLSGNLRNNTLPDYQDGYSWFTVFGVFFPTVTGVLAGINMSGDLRHPSTDIPNGTLSALGTGTVLYLCFSLFLGATCTRETLRNDFMIASTVSLISVLLLAGLYVSSFSSCLGAMYGTPRVLQSIASQNVIPGINCLQRG; encoded by the exons ATGGAATCACGAGGAGGGAATGAAAACACTGCTGCAGTGCATGACCAAAATGTCGAGTGGTCAAGGTATGGACTTGGCAGTGGAGGAAATCGAAGAACCGTTAGAAGAGAAACTGGTGGTTACGAAGAATTTGGTCCTGAGATGTACCAGTCGACAGGAGCAAACGAGCTCTTTGCCCAAGAACAT agTTCAGATCCGTGGTGGAAATCGAACTTTTTCATATCACAACCAGTTTTGTTTGGAACTTGGGACGGGGTCTTCACATCTTGTTTAATCAACATTTTTGGCGTCATTGTATTTTTGAGGTCTGGTTGGATTGTTGGACAAGCCGGCGTCTTAAATGCTGTACTGATAATTCTGTCAACCG TTTGCGTTGCACTGGTATCCGTTCTTTCTGCCGTTGGGATTTGTGAACGATGTCGTGTAGAAAGCGGAGGTGTTTATTTCTTATTATCACATGTCCTTGGATCCCGATTTGGTGGGTCTATAGGACTACTTTACTGTTTTGGTCAA GCTGTTGGTTGCGCCCTAAATGTTTTGGGTTTTGGTGAATCCATGGCTGGTCTGGTGGGGTTGGAATCCACATGGGCCCAAAGAGGTTTTGCTAGCGCAGCTGTAATACTCTTGTCAGTAATTAACTTAGCCGGTGTTAAATGGGTCATCAAGTTacagtttattttattgttaatccTACTATTGGCAGGGTTGGATTTTATGGTCGGCAGCTTTGTCCATGTAAACATTG AGGCTGGTTTCGAAGGTTGGCTATCtggaaatttgagaaacaacaCTTTACCCGATTACCAAGACGGCTATAGTTGGTTCACAGTGTtcggtgttttttttcccaccgTTACTGGGGTACTTGCAGGAATAAATATGAGTGGTGATTTGAGACATCCGTCCACAGATATTCCAAATGGCACGTTATCAGCTCTAGGAACTGG gacAGTTCTCTACCTTTgcttttcattatttctcgGAGCAACTTGCACCAGGGAAACTTTACGCAATGACTTCATGATAGCGTCGACTGTTTCTTTAATATCCGTTTTACTATTGGCTGGATTGTACGTTTCGTCATTTAGTAGCTGCTTAGGTGCTATGTATGGCACTCCTAGAGTTCTACAATCCATTGCAAGTCAGAATGTCATACCAGGAATCAACTGCTTGCAAAGAGGA TAA
- the LOC107220930 gene encoding solute carrier family 12 member 8 isoform X2 encodes MESRGGNENTAAVHDQNVEWSRYGLGSGGNRRTVRRETGGYEEFGPEMYQSTGANELFAQEHSSDPWWKSNFFISQPVLFGTWDGVFTSCLINIFGVIVFLRSGWIVGQAGVLNAVLIILSTVCVALVSVLSAVGICERCRVESGGVYFLLSHVLGSRFGGSIGLLYCFGQAVGCALNVLGFGESMAGLVGLESTWAQRGFASAAVILLSVINLAGVKWVIKLQFILLLILLLAGLDFMVGSFVHVNIEAGFEGWLSGNLRNNTLPDYQDGYSWFTVFGVFFPTVTGVLAGINMSGDLRHPSTDIPNGTLSALGTGTVLYLCFSLFLGATCTRETLRNDFMIASTVSLISVLLLAGLYVSSFSSCLGAMYGTPRVLQSIASQNVIPGINCLQRGKGPNKVPVYAMAVVAVITLTFIVTGQINTLAPIVTMPFLLTYACMDYAYFALAQTFDLQHIREQRFRNQTPTFDRGYGAAGQNESTEIDNDLDSLFPERIRHKTLARNSSISESTSQVSSPAADENASVVNTEERPHIHNKLGNWYSPLCNRWASLIGETSFGLRANCSNTKSSRCRNIFLST; translated from the exons ATGGAATCACGAGGAGGGAATGAAAACACTGCTGCAGTGCATGACCAAAATGTCGAGTGGTCAAGGTATGGACTTGGCAGTGGAGGAAATCGAAGAACCGTTAGAAGAGAAACTGGTGGTTACGAAGAATTTGGTCCTGAGATGTACCAGTCGACAGGAGCAAACGAGCTCTTTGCCCAAGAACAT agTTCAGATCCGTGGTGGAAATCGAACTTTTTCATATCACAACCAGTTTTGTTTGGAACTTGGGACGGGGTCTTCACATCTTGTTTAATCAACATTTTTGGCGTCATTGTATTTTTGAGGTCTGGTTGGATTGTTGGACAAGCCGGCGTCTTAAATGCTGTACTGATAATTCTGTCAACCG TTTGCGTTGCACTGGTATCCGTTCTTTCTGCCGTTGGGATTTGTGAACGATGTCGTGTAGAAAGCGGAGGTGTTTATTTCTTATTATCACATGTCCTTGGATCCCGATTTGGTGGGTCTATAGGACTACTTTACTGTTTTGGTCAA GCTGTTGGTTGCGCCCTAAATGTTTTGGGTTTTGGTGAATCCATGGCTGGTCTGGTGGGGTTGGAATCCACATGGGCCCAAAGAGGTTTTGCTAGCGCAGCTGTAATACTCTTGTCAGTAATTAACTTAGCCGGTGTTAAATGGGTCATCAAGTTacagtttattttattgttaatccTACTATTGGCAGGGTTGGATTTTATGGTCGGCAGCTTTGTCCATGTAAACATTG AGGCTGGTTTCGAAGGTTGGCTATCtggaaatttgagaaacaacaCTTTACCCGATTACCAAGACGGCTATAGTTGGTTCACAGTGTtcggtgttttttttcccaccgTTACTGGGGTACTTGCAGGAATAAATATGAGTGGTGATTTGAGACATCCGTCCACAGATATTCCAAATGGCACGTTATCAGCTCTAGGAACTGG gacAGTTCTCTACCTTTgcttttcattatttctcgGAGCAACTTGCACCAGGGAAACTTTACGCAATGACTTCATGATAGCGTCGACTGTTTCTTTAATATCCGTTTTACTATTGGCTGGATTGTACGTTTCGTCATTTAGTAGCTGCTTAGGTGCTATGTATGGCACTCCTAGAGTTCTACAATCCATTGCAAGTCAGAATGTCATACCAGGAATCAACTGCTTGCAAAGAGGA AAAGGTCCCAACAAAGTTCCCGTATACGCTATGGCGGTGGTCGCTGTTATCACATTGACATTCATAGTAACGGGGCAAATCAACACTCTGGCACCTATTGTGACTATGCCGTTTTTACTAACGTATGCATGTATGGATTACGCTTATTTTGCACTGGCACAAACGTTTGACTTGCAACACATCAGAGAACAAAGATTTCGGAATCAAACGCCGACTTTTGATCGAGGCTACGGAGCTGCGGGGCAGAATGAATCAACAGAAATTGACAACGATTTGGATAGTCTGTTTCCTGAGCGAATCAGACATAAAACTTTAGCT CGTAATTCAAGTATCTCAGAAAGCACAAGTCAGGTTTCTTCTCCAGCTGCTGATGAAAATGCGAGCGTTGTGAACACAGAAGAACGGCCTCATATACACAATAAGTTGGGAAATTGGTACAGTCCTCTATGCAATAGATGGGCTTCTTTAATCGGG GAAACGAGTTTCGGATTACGAGCAAATTGTAGTAACACCAAATCATCCAGGTGTAGAAATATCTTCCTCTCAACTtaa
- the LOC124293999 gene encoding solute carrier family 12 member 8-like isoform X2: protein MESRGGNENTAAVHDQNVEWSRYGLGSGGNRRTVRRETGGYEEFGPEMYQSTGANELFAQEHSSDPWWKSNFFISQPVLFGTWDGVFTSCLINIFGVIVFLRSGWIVGQAGVLNAVLIILSTVCVALVSVLSAVGICERCRVESGGVYFLLSHVLGSRFGGSIGLLYCFGQAVGCALNVLGFGESMAGLVGLESTWAQRGFASAAVILLSVINLAGVKWVIKLQFILLLILLLAGLDFMVGSFVHVNIEAGFEGWLSGNLRNNTLPDYQDGYSWFTVFGVFFPTVTGVLAGINMSGDLRHPSTDIPNGTLSALGTGSLPLLFIISRSNLHQGNFTQ, encoded by the exons ATGGAATCACGAGGAGGGAATGAAAACACTGCTGCAGTGCATGACCAAAATGTCGAGTGGTCAAGGTATGGACTTGGCAGTGGAGGAAATCGAAGAACCGTTAGAAGAGAAACTGGTGGTTACGAAGAATTTGGTCCTGAGATGTACCAGTCGACAGGAGCAAACGAGCTCTTTGCCCAAGAACAT agTTCAGATCCGTGGTGGAAATCGAACTTTTTCATATCACAACCAGTTTTGTTTGGAACTTGGGACGGGGTCTTCACATCTTGTTTAATCAACATTTTTGGCGTCATTGTATTTTTGAGGTCTGGTTGGATTGTTGGACAAGCCGGCGTCTTAAATGCTGTACTGATAATTCTGTCAACCG TTTGCGTTGCACTGGTATCCGTTCTTTCTGCCGTTGGGATTTGTGAACGATGTCGTGTAGAAAGCGGAGGTGTTTATTTCTTATTATCACATGTCCTTGGATCCCGATTTGGTGGGTCTATAGGACTACTTTACTGTTTTGGTCAA GCTGTTGGTTGCGCCCTAAATGTTTTGGGTTTTGGTGAATCCATGGCTGGTCTGGTGGGGTTGGAATCCACATGGGCCCAAAGAGGTTTTGCTAGCGCAGCTGTAATACTCTTGTCAGTAATTAACTTAGCCGGTGTTAAATGGGTCATCAAGTTacagtttattttattgttaatccTACTATTGGCAGGGTTGGATTTTATGGTCGGCAGCTTTGTCCATGTAAACATTG AGGCTGGTTTCGAAGGTTGGCTATCtggaaatttgagaaacaacaCTTTACCCGATTACCAAGACGGCTATAGTTGGTTCACAGTGTtcggtgttttttttcccaccgTTACTGGGGTACTTGCAGGAATAAATATGAGTGGTGATTTGAGACATCCGTCCACAGATATTCCAAATGGCACGTTATCAGCTCTAGGAACTGG TTCTCTACCTTTgcttttcattatttctcgGAGCAACTTGCACCAGGGAAACTTTACGCAATGA
- the LOC107220930 gene encoding solute carrier family 12 member 8 isoform X1: MESRGGNENTAAVHDQNVEWSRYGLGSGGNRRTVRRETGGYEEFGPEMYQSTGANELFAQEHSSDPWWKSNFFISQPVLFGTWDGVFTSCLINIFGVIVFLRSGWIVGQAGVLNAVLIILSTVCVALVSVLSAVGICERCRVESGGVYFLLSHVLGSRFGGSIGLLYCFGQAVGCALNVLGFGESMAGLVGLESTWAQRGFASAAVILLSVINLAGVKWVIKLQFILLLILLLAGLDFMVGSFVHVNIEAGFEGWLSGNLRNNTLPDYQDGYSWFTVFGVFFPTVTGVLAGINMSGDLRHPSTDIPNGTLSALGTGTVLYLCFSLFLGATCTRETLRNDFMIASTVSLISVLLLAGLYVSSFSSCLGAMYGTPRVLQSIASQNVIPGINCLQRGKGPNKVPVYAMAVVAVITLTFIVTGQINTLAPIVTMPFLLTYACMDYAYFALAQTFDLQHIREQRFRNQTPTFDRGYGAAGQNESTEIDNDLDSLFPERIRHKTLARNSSISESTSQVSSPAADENASVVNTEERPHIHNKLGNWYSPLCNRWASLIGALVKLLIMFLVHWGYAIANIIVVFLVWSYIGHANPAVKPGISAEFKFFKWLKNAILKLMGKRVSDYEQIVVTPNHPGVEISSSQLNEENEDFAGRRRYHQTSTITGHYVNMD, encoded by the exons ATGGAATCACGAGGAGGGAATGAAAACACTGCTGCAGTGCATGACCAAAATGTCGAGTGGTCAAGGTATGGACTTGGCAGTGGAGGAAATCGAAGAACCGTTAGAAGAGAAACTGGTGGTTACGAAGAATTTGGTCCTGAGATGTACCAGTCGACAGGAGCAAACGAGCTCTTTGCCCAAGAACAT agTTCAGATCCGTGGTGGAAATCGAACTTTTTCATATCACAACCAGTTTTGTTTGGAACTTGGGACGGGGTCTTCACATCTTGTTTAATCAACATTTTTGGCGTCATTGTATTTTTGAGGTCTGGTTGGATTGTTGGACAAGCCGGCGTCTTAAATGCTGTACTGATAATTCTGTCAACCG TTTGCGTTGCACTGGTATCCGTTCTTTCTGCCGTTGGGATTTGTGAACGATGTCGTGTAGAAAGCGGAGGTGTTTATTTCTTATTATCACATGTCCTTGGATCCCGATTTGGTGGGTCTATAGGACTACTTTACTGTTTTGGTCAA GCTGTTGGTTGCGCCCTAAATGTTTTGGGTTTTGGTGAATCCATGGCTGGTCTGGTGGGGTTGGAATCCACATGGGCCCAAAGAGGTTTTGCTAGCGCAGCTGTAATACTCTTGTCAGTAATTAACTTAGCCGGTGTTAAATGGGTCATCAAGTTacagtttattttattgttaatccTACTATTGGCAGGGTTGGATTTTATGGTCGGCAGCTTTGTCCATGTAAACATTG AGGCTGGTTTCGAAGGTTGGCTATCtggaaatttgagaaacaacaCTTTACCCGATTACCAAGACGGCTATAGTTGGTTCACAGTGTtcggtgttttttttcccaccgTTACTGGGGTACTTGCAGGAATAAATATGAGTGGTGATTTGAGACATCCGTCCACAGATATTCCAAATGGCACGTTATCAGCTCTAGGAACTGG gacAGTTCTCTACCTTTgcttttcattatttctcgGAGCAACTTGCACCAGGGAAACTTTACGCAATGACTTCATGATAGCGTCGACTGTTTCTTTAATATCCGTTTTACTATTGGCTGGATTGTACGTTTCGTCATTTAGTAGCTGCTTAGGTGCTATGTATGGCACTCCTAGAGTTCTACAATCCATTGCAAGTCAGAATGTCATACCAGGAATCAACTGCTTGCAAAGAGGA AAAGGTCCCAACAAAGTTCCCGTATACGCTATGGCGGTGGTCGCTGTTATCACATTGACATTCATAGTAACGGGGCAAATCAACACTCTGGCACCTATTGTGACTATGCCGTTTTTACTAACGTATGCATGTATGGATTACGCTTATTTTGCACTGGCACAAACGTTTGACTTGCAACACATCAGAGAACAAAGATTTCGGAATCAAACGCCGACTTTTGATCGAGGCTACGGAGCTGCGGGGCAGAATGAATCAACAGAAATTGACAACGATTTGGATAGTCTGTTTCCTGAGCGAATCAGACATAAAACTTTAGCT CGTAATTCAAGTATCTCAGAAAGCACAAGTCAGGTTTCTTCTCCAGCTGCTGATGAAAATGCGAGCGTTGTGAACACAGAAGAACGGCCTCATATACACAATAAGTTGGGAAATTGGTACAGTCCTCTATGCAATAGATGGGCTTCTTTAATCGGG GCTCTGGTGAAGTTGCTGATCATGTTTTTGGTTCACTGGGGCTATGCGATAGCTAATATCATTgttgtatttcttgtatggaGTTACATTGGCCATGCTAATCCTGCAGTGAAACCGGGAATATCTgctgaatttaaatttttcaaatggctCAAAAATGCAATACTAAAATTGATGGG GAAACGAGTTTCGGATTACGAGCAAATTGTAGTAACACCAAATCATCCAGGTGTAGAAATATCTTCCTCTCAACTtaacgaagaaaatgaagattttgCCGGAAGACGAAGATATCATCAAACTTCAACCATAACCGGTCATTACGTGAACATGGATTGA